AGAAGTTTGCAGGAAAAATAAGGATTCTTAAAGGTATGGAGGTGGATATTCTGCCGGATGGTTCTTTGGATTACGATGATGAGCTTTTGAAGGAGCTTGATTTCGTTATAGCTGCTGTTCATTCAAGGTTTTCTCAGGATAATACCGAAAGGATAATTAAGGCAATGGAAAATCCTTACGTGACGATAATAGCTCACCCAACAGGTAGGGTAATAGGGCAGAGGGAGGGTTATCCTGTTGATATAGAAAAAGTTATGGATAAAGCTGTTGAGACGGGAACAGCGTTAGAAGTTAATTCCTACTATAACAGGCTTGATTTAAATGCAGCGCACTGCAGAATGGCGGTTAGGAAGGGGGTTAAGTTGGCGATTAATACCGATTCTCACCACGTTGACCATATGTGGATGGTAAAGTTGGGGGTTGGAACGGCGAGGAGAGGTTGGGTTGAGAGGAAGGATGTTGTGAATGCTTGGGGGGTGGGGGATTTTCTTGCTTTTGTAAATAAGAAAAGAAGTGTATGAGAAAATTTCCTTGTTTTTGAATGTTGGAGGTATTAATATATGTTCAGAGTTTAGGAGGATTAAATGCCAACTATACCTATTGAATTATATGAACTTTTTGAGAGAAAGCTTGGAAAAGAAGAAGCAAAAGAGGCAATAAAACTTATAGAAGAGGTATTTGAAGCAGTTGAAGAGAAGGCTAAAGAGCAGAAATCGGTAGTAAAGGCTGAATTAAGGGATGAACTTAGGAAAGAACTTGCGACTAAAGAAGATATTTCTTTGGTTGGACGAGAGATTGAATTGGTTAGACAGGAACTTGAAACTACAAGACAGGAACTGAAAGATGAAATAAAGACTTTGGAAGAAAGAATAAAAAGATGGTTAGTGATACTTGGTTTTTTGATAGTTATAACAAATCAGAATACCGTTTTATTTCTATTAAAACTTATTGGTGTTTTAAAATGAAGTTTTTAGTTGCTATTTAATATAGAGCGAGCTGCTGCAGAGATTGTTAGAGGGTCTTCTCCTTCTAACAGGTATTTCATGTATCCTACAAATGCGACCATGGCACCGTTGTCGGACGTGTATTTGATATCTGGAATAAAAACTTTTTTACCTTTTTCTTTTAATTTTAAGAGTTCTTCTCTCAAAAGGGAGTTTGCTGAGACTCCTCCAGATACTGCTATTGCCTCAGCCTTATAGTAATCAATGGCTTTCTTGAGTTTACCTAACAGGTATTCTATTGCCGTTTTCTGAAACGATGCTGCCAACTGTTCTTTGGGATAACCTTTCTCTATAAGTCTTTTGACAGCAGATTTTAGCCCGCTGAAACTATAATTAAATCCTTCTACTTTGGGTTTCGGAAGTTGGACGTATTCGCCGAAATAGTTTTTGTAAATGTTATCTATTACAGGTCCTCCGGGATATCCTAAATCTAACATTTGAGCTACTTTGTCGTAAGCTTCTCCTACGGCATCGTCTAACGTTTTGCCTATAAGTGTGTATTTAAAAGGATGTTCTACTAAAAACATTAACGTGTGCCCTCCGCTTACGACGAGGGCGAGGAATTTATCCGGTATTTCCTTTCTTTTTTCTATGAAAGGGGAGTAGATGTGTGCTTCTATGTGGTGAACTGCTTTAAAGGGAAGGGAAAGGCAGTAGGAAAGTCCCTTCCCGAAGGTTAGTCCAACTAAAAGGGCAGGTAGAAGTCCCGGTGTTCTTGTTACAGTGATAAGGTCTAAATCTTTTGTTTCTATACCTGCAATTTGTAGTGATTCCTGAAAAACTAAATCTATGTTCTCTGCGTGTTTTCTTGCAGCAATTTCTGGGACTATACCACCAAATGGTTGATGAAACTCGTGCTGAGAAGAAACTACGTTTGAGAGTACTCTATCTTTCTCTCCGTCGTAGACGGCAATTGACGTATCGTCGCAGGATGTATCTATCCCTAAAACTTTCATTTTTGCTCCTTCTTCAGGATAATGACTTCGTTTCTAATAGTTTTTACAAACGTGTTGAAAAGGTCTCTTAAATCCATGTATTCTTCAGCGGGAATTACGTGCTTGTTGAGAATTAGCTCTAAGTGCATGTTTAGGGTTTGCGGTTTGATTTTCCATTTCAAACTCATAAATCCTACTCTGTTTTTGAACGTGAAATCTTCAGGTTTTAGGTAAAGCTTGTATCCTGCTGGAATTTCAATGTTAGCTTCTATCTCTTTAGACATTTTGTAACCAACAACGTAGGGGTATTTTCTCTTCTTTTCTGCAACTAAGGATACTAAACGAGAAAATGAAGGAATGGGTAGTTTGGCAAGTAGAAAATGAGAGGTTAACGTTGCGTATTCGTTATCGTAACCTTTTATGGAAATTGTTATATCGGGAATGTCAAGGTTTTTGAAATCGGAAAGATGATACTCCACTACATTAAATCCTGGAGAAATTGAGGAAGCCAAGTTTTCAACGTGCCTTTTTATGTCCTGCTTTGTTGCTGTTATGAGTCTTGCTCTTTCAAACATACTGTAAACGCCTTTGTATATGAAAGAAAAGGTGCCTTCTAATTTCCCGGAGGAGTTTAAAGAGAAGTTTCCTTTAAAATGTTCTACGTTTACTGAAGGCGGTGCAACGGGGGTTTCTTCCAAATAACCTTTCTCTTTTTCAACGTCAATCATTAAAACGTTTCTTCCCTGGTCTCCAGGAGGTAAATATCCGAACGGAACGAAATCGGAAGTGGTATCCATATAAACTATTTTTCCATTTAGTTTAACTGCCGCTATTTCGTGGTCAAAAGCGGTGGGCATTGGTAGGTTTTTATCCATATTTGCCTTGTCTGACGTTGGTATTAATACGGGATAACCTTTAATTCCTGCTGCTTTAAGCATTGCAACTAAAAGTGTTGCGTGGTCTTTACAATCTCCGTATCTGTTCTTTAATATTTCGGAAGCTTTGTGTGGTTTATAGCCGTTGATTCCGAATTCCATTCCTACGTATCTGATATTCTGGGAAACGAAGTCGTAGATAGCTTGTATCTTTTCTCTTTTCGTTTTCTTATCTGCTGTTAATTTTGCTACTAATTCTTTAATTGTTTTATCCGGTTTTATGGCATCTTTTGCAAGTTCTGAATACCACTTTGCAACTTGCTGCCAGCTTTTAAGAGATGTTATAGAAATCTTTTTGGCTATTTCTCCTATTGGTGGCATTGAGGGTTCAGTTTCTATTGGCGGAACGTTGGTAAGTTTCCAGGAAAGTACTTTGAAGTTCTTTTCTTCTTTTATTTGTGGTGTGGCTTCTTCTTTATTCATGTTGTAACACTTGTATTTGAAGTATTTTCCTTTTGGTATGTAGGCTGTAAATGTTGCTTCTTTAACGGGATATTCTCCCTGAAAGTAATTTGTAGTCCAGAATTCGTTTTTCATGTAAGGCTTGAAGGTTTCAACTTCGTAAGCGTATTTAATGATTGAACCGGGAGCAACTGCTGGCATTGAGATTGTTTGGTACTTTAAGTCTGAGTATATAGGAGCTTCAGATACGAACGGTGGATAGACTACGTTATAGGCTTTTTTACTTGGGTAGATTTTTCTGCCGTCTGGGGTTACGGTGTAGGCGTAGAGGATTTTTACTTTTTGGTGTTCTGTTGAAAAAGGAATTACTACTTCGCCAAAGTCTTTGATTCCTCTTTTTCCAGTAATTTTTACTGCCATTTCTTCTTTAAAAATTTTTCTGCCATCTTTGAAGAACTTTACTGATGAGTGGTCGTAAAGAATTACTGCGCCGTAGTTTTCGGCTAATGCCGATAAGGGAATTAAGAGAATTAGCAGGATAGCGGTTAGAAGCTGTTTTGTTTTTTTCATTTTTCACCTCCTTTTGCGGTGTAGGAAAAGTTTATCAAAAGAGTTTGGTGGGAAAATGCTAAAGTAAAATGCAAGTGCATAATGTAGATATATGCAAAAAAAAAACATACAATAATACTTGCTAATAACAAGAATGAGGGAGGAAAGATGAAATTGGCAGTTGTTGTGGGAACTAATGAAGTAAAAAGAATGCGCAGCGCTCTTAAATTTGTTAATGCAGCTGTAACTGATAGTGAGGTAAAACTATTTATTTTAGGGGAGTGTTTTAAGGATAAAATTCTTGATGTGGAGGAGCTTCACTTAAAGGAAGCGATAGAGAGTTTTCTGGAAAGAGGAGGAAAGATATATACCTGTGGTACGTGCATAGTTGTTAAAAAATTTATTAAAGACGGGGAGGAGGGAGTTTGTCCTCTTTCTACGATGGAAGATTTATACGAAATAATCAAATGGGCTGATAAGGTTATTTATTTTTAAGTTTGTTATTATTGCTGGAAAGTTTCCTTGAAGGCAATTATAATCCTTCTGTGTCAAATTTTTCCTTTGGAGAAGCTTTATGGCTTTAATTAAACTTGAAAACGTTAGGAAGGTTTTTAAGCAGGGAGAGCTTGAAACAGAAGTGCTTAAAGGGATAACTCTTGAGATAGAAAGAGGTGAGTTTGTAGCTATAATGGGACCTTCGGGTTCTGGAAAGTCAACGCTGATGTATATTTTGGGTTGTCTTGATAAGCCTACTTCTGGAAAGTACTACCTTGATGGTAAGGATGTTCTCAGAATGACTGATGATGAACTTTCAAGGTTAAGAAGTAGGTACATAGGCTTTATTTTTCAGGCTTTTTATTTAATTCCTTATTTGAGCGTTATAGATAACGTTCTTCTTCCTACTGAATATCTTGATTCTAAAACTAAAAAGGAACTTTTTAGGGGAGTTTCGCCGAAAGAAAGAGCCATTCAGCTTCTTGAAAGACTCGGCATGAAAGAAAGAATGGATTACAAACCGGAGCAACTTTCAGGAGGTCAGAAGCAGAGAACTGCTATTGCAAGAGCTTTGATGAATTCTCCGGAAATTATTCTCGCTGATGAGCCTACGGGGCAGCTTGATAGTGCTTCAGGAAAGGCTGTTATGGAGACGTTTAAGGAGTTAAATGAGGAAGGAAAAACAGTGATAGTTGTTACTCATGACCCAAATGTGGCTTCTTACGCTAAAAGGGTTATAGAAATTGTTGATGGAAAAGTGAAGGTATGAGCGGGATTTTTCTGAAAGACCTTTTAGCTTCTCTTATACACGGTAAATTGAGGACGGTTTTTGCTGTTTTAGGAATAGTATTTGGGGTTTCTTCGTTAGTTTTAATCGTTTCGGCGATTAAGGGAAGTACTCTTCAGGCGAGGAAGGTTATAGAGAGGCTTGGTCCCGATTCTGTTTTAATAGTTTCTGGGGCTATAGGGAAAGGTCCGAGAGGGAGAACGAGAAATCTTTCTCTTGATGATGTGAGAGATATTTCTAAGCTTGAAGGTATATATGCTTTGACTTACGGCATTGTAAAGCCAATGATGATTTCCAATACTAAAACGTCTAAGTTTTCTGCTGTTTTTGGAGTAGGAAAAAATTGGCTGAAATCGTGGGATTATAGGGTGGAGATGGGGAGGGGATTTTCTCCTGATGACTTTAAAAATATGAAGAAAGTTGCCGTTGTCGGTCACGATGTTAGTGATTTTCTCTATCCTAACGAAAATCCTATAGGGAAAATAGTTCTTATAGGAAAAGTTCCTTTTAGAATTATAGGGGTTTACAAGAAGAAAGGAAAAACGCCGAACGGTCATAATTTAGATAATAGAGTTTTTATATCCTATGACTTGTTTGACAGAGTGGTAGATAAAACCTACGGAAAGGTTTCTGTTATCAGGTTTAGAGTTGTTGATATTAACCGTTATCAGCAAATTCTTAAAGAGACTAAGCAGATACTTTTGAAGAGACATAGAAAGGATGAGTTTACGATAATTACGCCGGTTGTGGTTAAGAAATTTCTCTCTATGATGTCGGCTACTTTTGCCTTGTTTTTGGGGATAGCTTCTACAACAGCTTTGGTTGTTGGTGGATTCGTTCTTTCTTCAATCTTTTATATAAACGTTAAAGTTAGAGAGTGGGAAATAGGTTTGAGGAGGGCTTTGGGGGCTACTAAAAGGGCGGTTTTGTGGAGGATTTTGTCAGAAAGTATAGTGATTGCCATTATTTCGGTGATTTTGGGTACTTTTGTGGGTTTTGCTTCTGTAAAGTATGTTTTGCCAGCCCTTAAAATTCCTGTTGTTTATCCTGTAGAGGCGTTTTTTATTGCAGCTTTCTTTTCTCTTCTTGTATGTATGCTGGCAGCGTATTTTCCATCCAAGAAGGCAGCGGAGCTTGACCCTATAACTTCTTTGAGGAGAAAGGTTTAATGAACGTTAATGCCCTTTTCTCCTACTTTAGGGAGAACAAGAAAAGAATGGTTCTTTCCGTTATAGGAGTTGCTATTGGTGTTTTTGCCTTAACGCTGATGACCGGCATAACAGGAGCAATGAAGAGAAGTATATCTAAGGCGTTGGGGAGTATGGGGGCTAACCTGATAGTTGTTATACCAGGAGAGGTAAAAAATTTTGGAGGTAGAACGTTACAGTTATCCTTTTATCCGACTCTTACGTTGAAAGATGCGAAAGCAATAAAAGAAAAATGTCCATCGGTCAGGGACGTTGCGCCGTATAAATTGGTTAATCCTAATGTTCATTATGGGGGAAAGTCTATCTCTTCTGATGTTGTAGGAACTACGCCGTCTTATGAGATAGTTACCGACTTTCATCCTTTTTGTGGAAGATTTATAACGCAAGATGATGTGGAAAATATTTCTCAGGTTGCAGTAATCGGTTATGAAGTTGCTAAAGAGCTTTATGGGGAAACGTGTCCGGTAGGAAAGACGGTTTATCTCTACAATGCTCCTTATAAAATTGTAGGAGTGATGGAAAAGAGAGGAACGGACTTAAGCGGAGAAGACTTGGATACGAGGATTTTTATTCCTATAACTTCTGCTGTTAAAAGGATTTCAAACGTTGACTATATTGATGGAATTTACGTTCTTTCTGTTTCTCCTTCTATGGTGAGAGAAACTATAAAAGAGGTTAAGACGCTTTTGCTAAAAAGGCACGGAAAGAAAGATTTTACAGTTGATAGATACGAGGATGTTGTTAATACAAAAAAACAGGCATTGGCTATATTTTCTAAGCTTTCAATAATTGTAGCCACTATATCTTTTGGTGTTGGTGCTTTAGGAATATTGGCTGTAATGACGCTTTCTGTTTACGAGAGGCTTATAGAAATAGGTGTAAGGAGGGCTTTTGGAGCTTCAAAGAAGCATATTCTTGTTCAATTTCTAATTGAGTCAATCATTCTCTCTTTTTCGGGTGCTATTCCTGGAATAGCTTTAGCTATTTTACTGGTTTTGCTGGTTTCTAAAGTAGCAGGTTGGGTTGCTTATATTCCTATTGATGGTGCAGTAATTTCTTTTTCGCTGTCGTTGGTTATCGGTTTAGTGGCTGGAGTTTATCCGGCTTTGAGAGCTACATCTTTTGACCCGAAGGAGATTTTGAAGGAAGAGTAGTTTAATCTAATAGTTTCTTTGCTCTCTCAATTACTTGTTCTGCAACATTTTTGGGTATTCCAATGCTTTTCAGTTCTTCTACTGTGGCGTTGGCTATTTCTTTGGGGTTAGGGTAGAACTTTTCAAGGATTTTCCTGCGTTTTACGCCTAATCCTTTGATATCGTCAAAAATGCTTGTGAGCATTAGTTTTTCTCTGACTTTTCTGTTGAAAGTTACAGCAAATCTGTGGGCTTCGTCGCGAAGATTCGTGAAAAATCTGTAAAGGTGGGGATATTTCTTAGTTTCTACAACTTCTCCGTCGTCTGTGTAAACGATTTCTTCTTTTTTGGCTATGGAAAAAACTCTGAAGTCAAGCCCTAGAGAATCTCTTACTTTCAATGCAACGTTGAGCTGTCCTATACCACCATCGATGAGAGCTAAAGAAGGTTTTTTCACTTCTCCTTTTTTTATTCTTTTAAATCTACGGGTTAAAACTTCTTCTAATGAAGCGTAGTCGTTAACGCCTTTTACTGTTTTTACTTTGTATCTGCGGTAGTCGTTTTTGACGAACTTTCCGTTTTCCCAAACTATGCAAGAGCCTACTGTTCCTGTGCCTTGAAGCGTGGATATGTCAAAAACTTCTACTCTTTCAGGAAAGGAGTCTAAAAAAACTTTTTCGTATTCCCGTTTTAGTTCGTTTAACTTGAAAGAGATTCTTGGAGTAGTGGCTTTGTTCTTTTTTATGAAAGATTCTATTCCCTCTGGGATTGGTTCTGTTTTAAGGTAAGGAAGTAGCGAGGAGAAGTTTGAGAGGACTGGATGGGAAGGCGGTTCCTCATATGTGTTTTTTAGCCAAATGCTTCCTACAACGTTACAGTTTAACTTTGCCTCTTTAAGAGCGAATAACTCTTTTAAGAGATTTTCATCCCATACATCAATGGGGTCAAAAGTAAAGGTTTCTTTTCCGTAAACTATGCCGTTTCTAACGGTTAACTTAATTCCTGTGAAGAGACCGTTTTTTTCTTCTAAGTAAAATACATCACAATTAGGATAATCGTTAAAAAATGCGCTTCCTCTTTCGTAGATGTCCTTTAATGAAAGCAACTGGTCGCGTAAAATGGCAGCCCTTTCAAACTCTAAATTTTCGGCTGCTTTTTCAATACTTTTGTACAGTTCATTTATGTAACTTTTAACGTTGCCAGAAAGAAAAGAGAGAGCACCTTTTACCTGAAGCGCGTAATCTTTAGCCGAAACGTATCCTGCACACGGAGCGGTACATCTGTCTATGTAGTACTGAAGGCAGGGTTTATCTCTTTTAACCAATTCCTTGCACTTTCTAATCTTAAATACCTTGTGTATAACTTCCTTAACGTGCCTTGCGTTTTTTGCGGGGATAAAAGGTCCGAACCTTTTGCCAGAGGTTTCGTTTTTTTTCCTCACTATTTTAACTGTTGGATATTTTTCGTCCGTTATTAGAATATAAGGATAGCTTTTGTCGTCTTTTAAAAGGACGTTAAACTTGGGTAGATACTTTTTGATTAGTTCAGCCTCTAATATCAGTGCTTCTCTTTCACTTTTTACCACTATGTATTCAAAGTCTGCGGCAGTTTTTACGATTCTGTAACTTTTATCGTTAGGATTTGTGGCGTTAAAGTGATTGGTCAGGCGGTTTTTTAAAGACTTCGCTTTGCCTACATATATAACGTTTCCTTTGACGTCTTTAAACAGGTAAACGCCTGGAGCGTCGGGGACTAATTCAAGCTTATCTCTCATTTTCATAAAAAACTGCGTTAGAAGTTGGAGTTTCCTGTATCGCTACTTTTTGGCACTTTACGTTTAAAGGTTTAACGTTTTCTCTAACGAAGAAGTAGAAAAACCTTGCTAAATTTTCGCTCGTTGGGGAGCAGTTTATAAAGGCTAGACCTTCTAAAATTCTTGCGTAGAAATCTTCAATGATAGAGTTGTCTTTTGTTTTAACTGTGAAGAAAGTGAAGTAATTTAGTCTTTTTAGCTCTTTGAAGTTAACCTTTTTAAAGTCTTCAACGTTTAACTTGAAATTTTCGTCAACGAAAGCTACTTTAACTTCTGCTGATTTAATCTCTTCAGGTAGGGAAAGAGTGTCTTCCTTTAAAATGCCTAACTTGTTTAAGAACAGTTTAAGCGCTGGGTCGTCTGCTCCTAAAATAAGTTTGTGGTCAACGAAGTTATCTATAAACTCCTTCAGCCACCATAAGTGACCGAAGTCTGTAACCATCTGAGCGTTATCTAAATTTTCCGAACTTAAATAGACTGTTAGTTTGTAGTTGTGCCCGTGGCCGGGAAGTCTTCTACACTTGGGATATGTGTTTTTAGCCCACCTTTTATCTAACTTTTGAGAGTGAACAGAGTGAGCTGCGGAGAACTCAAAAGACTTTGAAATTTCATACATTTTCTTCCTCTTCTGGATGAAAGTTTACGAATGTTACGAGCGTAGTTCCGTAGCCCCGCCTTTCTACTATCCACTTTTCATCTTCTGGTAAAAACGGGTGTTTTTTCGGTTCTTCTAAAATCAGCAGTCCGTCCCTATCAAGAAGTCCAAGGTTTTTAACCATATTTACTATGCGTGTGTAAAACCCCTTTTCGTAAGGTGGGTCTGCGTATATAAAATCAAATACCATTCCCCTTTTTGCCAGCTTTTTGAGAGCTTTAACGTAGTCATCACAGATTACTTCATATCTATCTTTTTCAATGCCTAACTTTTTAAGGTTTTCTTTTATCAGGTTGCAGAATCTTTTATCGTTTTCTACAAAAATTACTTTACCGGCACCTCTGCTGAGAGCTTCTATACCGACATTTCCGCTTCCTGCAAAAAGGTCTAAAAACGTTGTTCCTTCAAGGTAATTGTTCAGTATGGAAAATACAGATTCTTTAACTCTGTCAGTTGTTGGTCTTAAAAGTTTTGTGTCGTCTCTTTTTGGTAGCGTTTTTATCCTTTTACCTTTAAGTTTTCCACCTATAATTCTCATGCTCTTTCCTTTAAAGAGGATTAAATTTTGCTTGAGTTTAAAATATAGGAAATTAATCAATTAGAGGTAGTGATGCTGAAAAAGTTTTTAGTGATTTTCTTTTTGCTGTTTTTTACTGTTCCTGCTCGTGCGAATTTTGAGGAGTTTGTTAAGTCTATTGAAAACATTAGGAGCGCTGTTGTTAAATTCAGGCAGATTACGAAAATTCCCGTTGCCGGCGACGAAGTATCTCTTTATGAAGGAGTTATTTATTACAAAAAGCCTTTAAAGTTTCGCTGGCAATATATTGAAGGGAGCGAAATCTACATTATTTCTAACGGAAAATTTGTGGAAACTGTTTTTCCCGACGATGGCGATTGTCAGTTGTTTAGGTTGACGAAAGAAAGTGACCTATTTCCGCTTATATCTCTATTTGAGAACCCTGAAGTGTTTCGTAAATACTATAAAGTTATAGCTAAGGGAGATGTTGCAGTTGCAGAGCCAAAGTTTAAAGGTTCTTTTTTCAAAAGGATAGTTTTTTACTTTAACGGCAAAAAACTTTTGAAAATTAAAGTCGTGCAGGAGGACGGCACGGAGGAAACTTACCTAATTACGGCATTTAAGAAAAACATTCCTTTAAAGGACAACCTGTTTAAGTTAAAAAGGTGCAGTTGATTTAAGGGAGAGGTCGGCAGAGCCGACCAGGGAGAGTACCATGGGAA
This region of Desulfurobacterium pacificum genomic DNA includes:
- the tsaD gene encoding tRNA (adenosine(37)-N6)-threonylcarbamoyltransferase complex transferase subunit TsaD; protein product: MKVLGIDTSCDDTSIAVYDGEKDRVLSNVVSSQHEFHQPFGGIVPEIAARKHAENIDLVFQESLQIAGIETKDLDLITVTRTPGLLPALLVGLTFGKGLSYCLSLPFKAVHHIEAHIYSPFIEKRKEIPDKFLALVVSGGHTLMFLVEHPFKYTLIGKTLDDAVGEAYDKVAQMLDLGYPGGPVIDNIYKNYFGEYVQLPKPKVEGFNYSFSGLKSAVKRLIEKGYPKEQLAASFQKTAIEYLLGKLKKAIDYYKAEAIAVSGGVSANSLLREELLKLKEKGKKVFIPDIKYTSDNGAMVAFVGYMKYLLEGEDPLTISAAARSILNSN
- a CDS encoding DUF3857 domain-containing protein, whose product is MKKTKQLLTAILLILLIPLSALAENYGAVILYDHSSVKFFKDGRKIFKEEMAVKITGKRGIKDFGEVVIPFSTEHQKVKILYAYTVTPDGRKIYPSKKAYNVVYPPFVSEAPIYSDLKYQTISMPAVAPGSIIKYAYEVETFKPYMKNEFWTTNYFQGEYPVKEATFTAYIPKGKYFKYKCYNMNKEEATPQIKEEKNFKVLSWKLTNVPPIETEPSMPPIGEIAKKISITSLKSWQQVAKWYSELAKDAIKPDKTIKELVAKLTADKKTKREKIQAIYDFVSQNIRYVGMEFGINGYKPHKASEILKNRYGDCKDHATLLVAMLKAAGIKGYPVLIPTSDKANMDKNLPMPTAFDHEIAAVKLNGKIVYMDTTSDFVPFGYLPPGDQGRNVLMIDVEKEKGYLEETPVAPPSVNVEHFKGNFSLNSSGKLEGTFSFIYKGVYSMFERARLITATKQDIKRHVENLASSISPGFNVVEYHLSDFKNLDIPDITISIKGYDNEYATLTSHFLLAKLPIPSFSRLVSLVAEKKRKYPYVVGYKMSKEIEANIEIPAGYKLYLKPEDFTFKNRVGFMSLKWKIKPQTLNMHLELILNKHVIPAEEYMDLRDLFNTFVKTIRNEVIILKKEQK
- a CDS encoding DsrE family protein translates to MKLAVVVGTNEVKRMRSALKFVNAAVTDSEVKLFILGECFKDKILDVEELHLKEAIESFLERGGKIYTCGTCIVVKKFIKDGEEGVCPLSTMEDLYEIIKWADKVIYF
- a CDS encoding ABC transporter ATP-binding protein, with the protein product MALIKLENVRKVFKQGELETEVLKGITLEIERGEFVAIMGPSGSGKSTLMYILGCLDKPTSGKYYLDGKDVLRMTDDELSRLRSRYIGFIFQAFYLIPYLSVIDNVLLPTEYLDSKTKKELFRGVSPKERAIQLLERLGMKERMDYKPEQLSGGQKQRTAIARALMNSPEIILADEPTGQLDSASGKAVMETFKELNEEGKTVIVVTHDPNVASYAKRVIEIVDGKVKV
- a CDS encoding ABC transporter permease, yielding MSGIFLKDLLASLIHGKLRTVFAVLGIVFGVSSLVLIVSAIKGSTLQARKVIERLGPDSVLIVSGAIGKGPRGRTRNLSLDDVRDISKLEGIYALTYGIVKPMMISNTKTSKFSAVFGVGKNWLKSWDYRVEMGRGFSPDDFKNMKKVAVVGHDVSDFLYPNENPIGKIVLIGKVPFRIIGVYKKKGKTPNGHNLDNRVFISYDLFDRVVDKTYGKVSVIRFRVVDINRYQQILKETKQILLKRHRKDEFTIITPVVVKKFLSMMSATFALFLGIASTTALVVGGFVLSSIFYINVKVREWEIGLRRALGATKRAVLWRILSESIVIAIISVILGTFVGFASVKYVLPALKIPVVYPVEAFFIAAFFSLLVCMLAAYFPSKKAAELDPITSLRRKV
- a CDS encoding ABC transporter permease encodes the protein MNVNALFSYFRENKKRMVLSVIGVAIGVFALTLMTGITGAMKRSISKALGSMGANLIVVIPGEVKNFGGRTLQLSFYPTLTLKDAKAIKEKCPSVRDVAPYKLVNPNVHYGGKSISSDVVGTTPSYEIVTDFHPFCGRFITQDDVENISQVAVIGYEVAKELYGETCPVGKTVYLYNAPYKIVGVMEKRGTDLSGEDLDTRIFIPITSAVKRISNVDYIDGIYVLSVSPSMVRETIKEVKTLLLKRHGKKDFTVDRYEDVVNTKKQALAIFSKLSIIVATISFGVGALGILAVMTLSVYERLIEIGVRRAFGASKKHILVQFLIESIILSFSGAIPGIALAILLVLLVSKVAGWVAYIPIDGAVISFSLSLVIGLVAGVYPALRATSFDPKEILKEE
- the uvrC gene encoding excinuclease ABC subunit UvrC yields the protein MKMRDKLELVPDAPGVYLFKDVKGNVIYVGKAKSLKNRLTNHFNATNPNDKSYRIVKTAADFEYIVVKSEREALILEAELIKKYLPKFNVLLKDDKSYPYILITDEKYPTVKIVRKKNETSGKRFGPFIPAKNARHVKEVIHKVFKIRKCKELVKRDKPCLQYYIDRCTAPCAGYVSAKDYALQVKGALSFLSGNVKSYINELYKSIEKAAENLEFERAAILRDQLLSLKDIYERGSAFFNDYPNCDVFYLEEKNGLFTGIKLTVRNGIVYGKETFTFDPIDVWDENLLKELFALKEAKLNCNVVGSIWLKNTYEEPPSHPVLSNFSSLLPYLKTEPIPEGIESFIKKNKATTPRISFKLNELKREYEKVFLDSFPERVEVFDISTLQGTGTVGSCIVWENGKFVKNDYRRYKVKTVKGVNDYASLEEVLTRRFKRIKKGEVKKPSLALIDGGIGQLNVALKVRDSLGLDFRVFSIAKKEEIVYTDDGEVVETKKYPHLYRFFTNLRDEAHRFAVTFNRKVREKLMLTSIFDDIKGLGVKRRKILEKFYPNPKEIANATVEELKSIGIPKNVAEQVIERAKKLLD
- a CDS encoding 6-carboxytetrahydropterin synthase, with amino-acid sequence MYEISKSFEFSAAHSVHSQKLDKRWAKNTYPKCRRLPGHGHNYKLTVYLSSENLDNAQMVTDFGHLWWLKEFIDNFVDHKLILGADDPALKLFLNKLGILKEDTLSLPEEIKSAEVKVAFVDENFKLNVEDFKKVNFKELKRLNYFTFFTVKTKDNSIIEDFYARILEGLAFINCSPTSENLARFFYFFVRENVKPLNVKCQKVAIQETPTSNAVFYENER
- the rsmD gene encoding 16S rRNA (guanine(966)-N(2))-methyltransferase RsmD, with product MRIIGGKLKGKRIKTLPKRDDTKLLRPTTDRVKESVFSILNNYLEGTTFLDLFAGSGNVGIEALSRGAGKVIFVENDKRFCNLIKENLKKLGIEKDRYEVICDDYVKALKKLAKRGMVFDFIYADPPYEKGFYTRIVNMVKNLGLLDRDGLLILEEPKKHPFLPEDEKWIVERRGYGTTLVTFVNFHPEEEENV
- a CDS encoding LolA family protein, which gives rise to MLKKFLVIFFLLFFTVPARANFEEFVKSIENIRSAVVKFRQITKIPVAGDEVSLYEGVIYYKKPLKFRWQYIEGSEIYIISNGKFVETVFPDDGDCQLFRLTKESDLFPLISLFENPEVFRKYYKVIAKGDVAVAEPKFKGSFFKRIVFYFNGKKLLKIKVVQEDGTEETYLITAFKKNIPLKDNLFKLKRCS